The sequence CGGACCACCGAGGTGGTCTCGTCGAAGACCTGCAGCGCCCGGGTGGCGAGCATCGACCCGGCTGCACCCACGGCCTCGTAGTCGAGCACGACGTCGATGTGCTCGTCGGTGAGGATCGGGGTGGAGGACCCACCCGGGGTCCAGAACTTCAGCCGGTGTCCGTCGCGGATACCGCCAGCCATGTCCAGCAGCTCACGGAAGGTGATCCCGAGCGGAGCCTCGTACTGTCCCGGCTTGGCCACATGTCCGGACAGCGAGAACAGGCCGTGCCCCTTGGAGCGTTCGGTCCCCATGCCGGCGAACCATTCCGGGCCGTTACGCACGATCTGTGGCACCGAGGCGATCGACTCCACGTTGTTCACCACGGTGGGGCGCGCGTACAGTCCGGCCACCGCCGGGAACGGCGGCTTCAGCCGCGGTTGGCCGCGCCGGCCTTCGAGCGAGTCCAGCAGCGCCGTCTCCTCACCACAGATGTAGGCGCCGGCACCGGCGTGCACGGTGATCTCCAGGTCGAAGCCGGAACCGAGGATGTCCGTGCCGACCAGACCGGCGGCGCGCGCCTCGGCGACGGCGGCGATCAGCCGGCGGTAGACGTGCACCACCTCCCCGCGCACGTAGATGAAGGCGTGGTGGCAACCGATCGCCAACGAGGTGATGATCACGCCCTCGAGCAGCACGTGTGGGTTCGCCAGCATCAGCGGGATGTCCTTGCAGGTGCCCGGCTCGGACTCGTCCGCGTTCACCACCAGGTACCGGGGGCCGCCGTCGGACGGCGGCAGGAAGCTCCACTTCAGACCGGTGGGGAACCCGGCACCGCCGCGCCCGCGCAGACCGGAGTCCTTGACCATGGTGACCAGGTCACCGGGATCGGTCTTCAGCGCCGTGCGCAACCCTTGATAGCCCTTGGCGTCCTCGTAGGCGGACAGCGTCCAGGACCGCGGGGTGTCCCACAGGTCGCTGAGGATGGGGGTCAGCGTGGTCATGCCCTTCCCTCCCCGTCGGAGTCGTTGCCGGCGGTCGGGCCCGACGGCGAGGTGTCGGCTGGAGCGTGCGGCTGACGTTCCGCACTGGATCCGGTGTCCCCGACCGGTTCGGTCCCGGCTTCTGGTTCGGGTGCGGGCTCATCGTCGGACACGGGGGCGTGCCAGTCGTTCTTCCGCGCCAGCTCCAGGCCGACCAGCGTGGCTGGACCTGCGCCCATGCCCTCGTCCGCGCGGCCGTCGTCGAACCCGGCGAGCACCCGGGAGACCTCCTTGAAGGTCGCCACGCTCTCCGCGCCGCGGGTGGGTCGCACCGGTTCGCCGGCGAGGAGCTTCTCCACAGTGGCCACGGCCGAGGCAGGGGTCTGGTTGTCGAAGAACTCCCAGTTGATCATCATCACTGGGGCGTAGTCGCAGGCGGCGTTGCACTCCAGCCGCTCCAGCGTGATCGTGCCGTCCTCGGTGGTCTCGTCGTGGCCGACGCCGAGCCGGTCGGCGAGCCGGTCGAAGATCGCGTCACCACCCATCACGGCACAGAGCGTGTTCGTGCACACGCCGACGGTGTAGGTGCCGTTGGGGTGGCGCTTGTACTGGCTGTAGAAGGTGGCCACCGCGGACACGGAGGCGCGGGACAGGTCCAGCACGTCGGCGCAGAACGCGATCCCGGCGGGGCTGACGTACCCGTCCTCGGACTGGACCAGGTGCAGCAGCGGCAGCAGTGCGGAGCGAGCCTCCGGGTACTTCGCGAGGATCAGCGCGGCGTCGGCGTGCAACCTGGTGGCCACGTCGCCGGAGTAGGCGTGCCGGGCGGCGCGGGCGTCATGCACCGGATTACCGGGTCTGCTCTCGGTGTTGACCATCAGCGGTCCACCCCTCCCATCACGGGGTCGATCGAGGCCACAGCGACCACCACATCTGCGATGGTGCCGCCCTCGCACATCATGCCCAGGGCCTGCAGGTTGTTGAACGACGGGTCGCGGAAGTGCGCCCGGTAGGGTCGGGTGCCTCCGGCGGAGACCAGGTGCACACCCAGCGGGCCCTTCGGGTGCTCCACCTGCTGGAACACCTGCCCGGCGGGCACCTTGAAGCCTTCGGTGACCAGCTTGAAGTGGTGGATCAGCGCCTCCATCGAGGTGCCCATGATCTTGCGGATGTGCTCCAGGGAGTTGCCCTGCCCATCGCTGCCGACGGACAGCTGCGCCGGCCAGGCGATGCGCTTGTCCTCGACCATCACCGGCTGCTTGCCCTTGCGGTCCTGCGCCTCCAGCCGGTCGAGCACCTGCTGGACGATCTTCAGCGACTCGCGCATCTCCTTGAACCGGATCACGATCCGGCCGTAGGCGTCGGCACTGGTCTCGGTAGGGACCTCGAAGTCGTAGTTCTCGTAACCGCAGTACGGCTGCGCCCGGCGCAGGTCGAACGGCAGTCCCGCCGAGCGCAGGATCGGTCCGGCGGCACCGAGGGCCATCGCCCCGGCCAGCGGCAGGTAGCCGATGCCCTGGAGCCGGCCGAGGAAGATCGGGTTCTTCAGCAGGATCTGCTCGAGCTGGGCGATCCGGCGCCGAATCTCCGGAATCTTCTCCCGGACCATCTGGGTGCCGCCGGCCGGCAGGTCCTGGGCGACGCCGCCGGGGCGGATATAGGCGTGGTTCATCCGCAGCCCGGTGACCGCCTCGAAGATCCGCAGGATCTCCTCGCGACCGTTGAAACCGATCGTCATCACCGTGGTGGCACCGAGCTCGTTACCACCGGTCCCGATACAGATCAGGTGCGAGGCGATCCGGTTCAGCTCCATCATCAGCACCCGGATCAGGGTGGCCCGCTCCGGCACGTCCTCGGTGATGCCGAGCAGCTTCTCCGTGGCCAGGCAGTACGCGGTCTCCTGGAACAGCGGGGCGACGTAGTCCATCCGGGTGCAGAACGTCACGCCCTGGGTCCAGGTGCGGTACTCCATGTTCTTCTCGATGCCGGTGTGCAGGAAGCCGATCCCGCCCCGCGCCTCGGTGACGGTCTCGCCGTCGATCTCCAGGACCAGGCGCAGCACCCCGTGCGTGGAGGGGTGCTGGGGGCCCATGTTGATGACGATGCGTTCGTCAGCGTGCGCCTGCGCATCGCTGCTGATCTCGTCCCAGTCGCCGCCGGTGGCCACGTACTCCCGGGCGCCGCCGGTATCGCCGACCGGTGCGGTGGCGCTGGGTCCAGTGGTGGGTGCAGCCATCAGTTGTAGGCCCTCCGCTCATCGGGCGCGGGGATGGTTGCGCCCTTGTACTCCACCGGGATCCCGCCCAGCGGGTAGTCCTTGCGCTGGGGGTGTCCCGGCCAGTCGTCAGGCATCTCGATCCGGGCCAGCGAGGGGTGGCCGTCGAAGATGATGCCGAAGAAGTCCCAGGTCTCTCGCTCGTGCCAGTCGTTGGCGGGGTAGATGTCGATCACGCTCGGGATGTGCGGGTCCGCGTCCGGCGCTGTGACCTCCAGGCGCAGGTTGCGGTTATGCGTCACCGAGTACAGCGGGTAGACGGCGTGCAGCTCACGGCCGACGTCCTCCAGGTAGTGCACGCCGTTCACCCCCAGGCACAGCTCGAACCGCAGATCCTGGTCGTCTCGGACCGAGCGGGCCACCAGCTGCAGGTGCTCGCGGAGCACGTACAGGGTCAGCTCGCCGCGGTCGACGACCACCTTCTCCACGGCGTCGTCGAAGTCCACCCCGGCCTCGCCGAGGACCTCGGTGAGCACATCGACGATCTCGTCGAAGTAGCTGCCGTACGGGCGTGGGCTCGCCCCCGGCATGGACACGATCCGTTCCAGACCACCGTAGCCGGAGGTGTCACCGCTGCCCTCCACGCCGAACATGCCCGAGCGCACGGAGACCACATCCAGCGGTGCGCGCCCGGCGGGGGCGACCTCCTGGGAGGCCTCGGACTGCTCCGCCGGCAGGTTCTCGTCGTTCGACGTCACGCCAGCAGTCCCTTCATCTGGTGCGTCGGAGTGGCTTCCAGGGCAGCGGCCTCCACCTTGCGGCGCACCTCGTCCCGGTTGCTGGCCAGCGGTGTCTGCTTCACCACCTGCTCATGCAGCTCGAGGATGGCGTTGATCAGCATCTCCGGGCGGGGCGGGCAGCCGGGCAGGTAGATGTCCACCGGCAGCACGTGGTCCACCCCCTGCACGATCGCGTAGTTGTTGAACATGCCGCCGGAGGAGGCGCACACACCCATCGAGATGACCCACTTCGGGTCCGACATCTGGTCGTAGACGGTGCGGATCACCGGTGCCATCTTGTGGCTGAGCCGCCCAGAGACGATCATCAGGTCGGCTTGGCGCGGGGAGGCGCGGAACACCTCCATCCCGAACCGGGAGATGTCGAACCGGGAGGTGCCGGCCGCCATCATCTCGATCGCGCAGCAGGCCAGTCCCATGGTGACCGGCCACATCGAGGAGGACCGGACCCATCCGACCAGGTCCTCCAGCTTGCCCAGCATGTAGCCGGCGGGCATCTTGTCCTCGAGTCCCATCTCGGTCTCCCTTCTCAGTTCCAGTCCAGGCCGCCGCGGCGCCATTCGTAAACGAATGGCACCG is a genomic window of Ruania zhangjianzhongii containing:
- the nuoF gene encoding NADH-quinone oxidoreductase subunit NuoF, with product MTTLTPILSDLWDTPRSWTLSAYEDAKGYQGLRTALKTDPGDLVTMVKDSGLRGRGGAGFPTGLKWSFLPPSDGGPRYLVVNADESEPGTCKDIPLMLANPHVLLEGVIITSLAIGCHHAFIYVRGEVVHVYRRLIAAVAEARAAGLVGTDILGSGFDLEITVHAGAGAYICGEETALLDSLEGRRGQPRLKPPFPAVAGLYARPTVVNNVESIASVPQIVRNGPEWFAGMGTERSKGHGLFSLSGHVAKPGQYEAPLGITFRELLDMAGGIRDGHRLKFWTPGGSSTPILTDEHIDVVLDYEAVGAAGSMLATRALQVFDETTSVVRCVSRWNDFYQHESCGKCTPCREGTYWMKEILHRLEAGQGSESDIDLLLDVAGNIEGRSFCALGDAAATPVKSGIAHFREEFEQGVHTPAWELFPYEANTVFGVAS
- the nuoE gene encoding NADH-quinone oxidoreductase subunit NuoE; its protein translation is MVNTESRPGNPVHDARAARHAYSGDVATRLHADAALILAKYPEARSALLPLLHLVQSEDGYVSPAGIAFCADVLDLSRASVSAVATFYSQYKRHPNGTYTVGVCTNTLCAVMGGDAIFDRLADRLGVGHDETTEDGTITLERLECNAACDYAPVMMINWEFFDNQTPASAVATVEKLLAGEPVRPTRGAESVATFKEVSRVLAGFDDGRADEGMGAGPATLVGLELARKNDWHAPVSDDEPAPEPEAGTEPVGDTGSSAERQPHAPADTSPSGPTAGNDSDGEGRA
- a CDS encoding NADH-quinone oxidoreductase subunit D; this translates as MAAPTTGPSATAPVGDTGGAREYVATGGDWDEISSDAQAHADERIVINMGPQHPSTHGVLRLVLEIDGETVTEARGGIGFLHTGIEKNMEYRTWTQGVTFCTRMDYVAPLFQETAYCLATEKLLGITEDVPERATLIRVLMMELNRIASHLICIGTGGNELGATTVMTIGFNGREEILRIFEAVTGLRMNHAYIRPGGVAQDLPAGGTQMVREKIPEIRRRIAQLEQILLKNPIFLGRLQGIGYLPLAGAMALGAAGPILRSAGLPFDLRRAQPYCGYENYDFEVPTETSADAYGRIVIRFKEMRESLKIVQQVLDRLEAQDRKGKQPVMVEDKRIAWPAQLSVGSDGQGNSLEHIRKIMGTSMEALIHHFKLVTEGFKVPAGQVFQQVEHPKGPLGVHLVSAGGTRPYRAHFRDPSFNNLQALGMMCEGGTIADVVVAVASIDPVMGGVDR
- a CDS encoding NADH-quinone oxidoreductase subunit C, whose product is MTSNDENLPAEQSEASQEVAPAGRAPLDVVSVRSGMFGVEGSGDTSGYGGLERIVSMPGASPRPYGSYFDEIVDVLTEVLGEAGVDFDDAVEKVVVDRGELTLYVLREHLQLVARSVRDDQDLRFELCLGVNGVHYLEDVGRELHAVYPLYSVTHNRNLRLEVTAPDADPHIPSVIDIYPANDWHERETWDFFGIIFDGHPSLARIEMPDDWPGHPQRKDYPLGGIPVEYKGATIPAPDERRAYN
- a CDS encoding NADH-quinone oxidoreductase subunit B — translated: MGLEDKMPAGYMLGKLEDLVGWVRSSSMWPVTMGLACCAIEMMAAGTSRFDISRFGMEVFRASPRQADLMIVSGRLSHKMAPVIRTVYDQMSDPKWVISMGVCASSGGMFNNYAIVQGVDHVLPVDIYLPGCPPRPEMLINAILELHEQVVKQTPLASNRDEVRRKVEAAALEATPTHQMKGLLA